The Vreelandella piezotolerans genomic interval GTGCGCCAAGCATGAGCAGCAGTGAAGGAACTACCGTGGCGGCCACGGCGACGAATGCGCCGCCGATGCCCGCTACCTCGTAACCTACATAGCCCGCCATTTTGGTGGCGATGGGGCTAGGCAGCGCGTTGCCAAGGGCTAGGGTTTCGGCAAAACCTTGTGAAGTCATCCAGCCATAGCGGCCGACGACCTCGGCTTCAATAAGCGGAATGATGGCAGGACCGCCGCCATAACCAATGATGTTGGGGATGAAAAACGCTAGAAATATATCCCAGTAAATCATGCGGTGCCCTCCACGTGTTTTTTACGCGAAGGGCGTAGCAGTGCCGTGAGTAGAATGGCTCCAATGACCCAGCCAGGGTGCACGCCGAGCCAGTAAATCACCGCACCCGACGCGACCGCCATCACAATGCTGACCCACCAGCCAAGGGCGGCTTTGGACTTATCGAAGAAGTCCCAGGTCAGTTGCGCCATCATGACCATGACCACGGGAATGACCGCTTGCCCCATACCGCGAATCCAGGCGACGTCGCGGTAGCGGCTAAAAATGCCAAGCATCACGATCATGGCCACGATCATGGGCAGAATGACGGCGATCACCGCGGCAGCACAGCCGCTGATGCCCGCGACTCGATAGCCGATATAGCCGGGCATTTTGGTCGCGATAGGCCCGGGTAGGGTATTGCCAATGGCCAACACATCGGCAAACTCTTCATCCGTCAGCCACTGGTGGCGTGTCACGACTTCCGCTCTGACCAGCGGGATCATGGCCGGGCCGCCGCCAAAACCGAAAATACCGACGCGGAAAAAAGCCCAAAAGAGTGCAGTTTGCTTCATGCAGTCAGCGCCTGTAAGGAGATCGATGAGGTCAACAGCATAAATGTCCCTATTTATCGTTTGTTGGTTAAAAAATCGATTATTTTGTCTAAAATAGAATATAGGTGAGCCTACCAAGAGGCGTCAACACCTAGTGTTGGACGTTCCGATAACCGAAGCCTTGCGATGTGACGCAAAAGGACGCCGAAATGAATAAGCACGTGCAGCTTCCCACCAGCAGCGCCTCTAGTTCTATCTACGATGTGCTGCGTCGAGACTTGGTGGGGGGGCGCTTCAAAGCAGGCGAAAAGCTCGCCATCAATGCGCTCAAAGAGCAGTATCAGGTGGGGCTCAGCCCTCTGCGTGAGGCGCTGAATAAACTGGCAGCGTATGGTTTGCTGGTTCAAGAGAATCAGCGAGGGTTTAGGGTACCCAAGCTTACCCGTGAAGAGCTCGATGACATTGCGCGCCTTCGCACCGAATTGGAAGGAATGGCGCTAGAGCGCGCCATTGCCCACGGCGATGCTGTGTGGGAAGCCGATTTGCTGGCGGCGGCACATCGATTGAAGCGAGCGGATATTACGCTGGACAAAGGCGAGGAGTGGGAGCGTCTGCACACCCACTTCCACCGGACCCTGGTGGCGCCTTGCGGCTCGGTGTGGCTGTTGCGGTTCATCGAGCAGTTGCACGACCAATTCGATCGTTACCGGCGTTTAGGCCCCAAGATGCCCACCATTCGACAAGAGCTGGATGAGCAGCACCACGAATTGGTGGAGCTGGCGCTCAAGCGTGATGCGCGTGCTGCCCGGGCATTGATGGATGATCATATTCATAAATCCTACGAGGTCGCGTTGGCTCGCTATCAGCAGCACGCCTGACGGGGTATGAACTTCGCTGTACACTGGTGGCCAGCGCGAGGCACTCGCCACCTAAAAAGTGCTTACAGCAGGCCAATGTGGGAGTGGAGATGACGCAAGACGCCGATCAGCAAATCGTGGAGCAGACACTCGTTTGGGTGCGCCGGTTTATCGTAGGACATGAGATTTGCCCTTTTGCCAAACGGGAGTTGGAGAACGACACGATACGTGTGGAGGTGGTGCGTTCTAAAAAAGTGGAAGTAGCGTTGGAGGAGCTGGCTGCCGAGATGGTTTGGCTCGATGAGCACCCTGAAACAGAGACGACTTTATTGACGTTTCCGACGCTGTTTAAAAGTTTCGACCACTATCTGGATTACGTCGAGCTGGCGGAAAATCTATTGATCGAACTAGGCTACGACGGTGTGTATCAGTTGGCCACGTTTCACCCTGACTACTGCTTCGATGGCGCAGGCCCCGACGACGCCGCCAACTACTCCAATCGTTCGCCCTATCCCATGGTGCACGTATTGCGCGAGGCTAGCGTCGAGCGAGCCATCGCGTTTTACGGAGATACGGCCGCCATCCCTGAACGAAACATTGCCTACTTGACTGGACTGGGCAGCGATGTGGCCGAAGCGCAGTTGCAAGAATGTTTCAAGACGATTCCCCGTAAATGACCAATCGGTGTTTGCCTTTGCTTTTGGCCTGATAGAGCGCCATATCGGCTAGCTGCATGACGTGTTCGATGTCGTGGCCGTGTTGAGGCCACCAGGCTGCTCCCAGGCTGCAACCTACCTGCGCTTGGTGCCCTCCGGGCAGCATCACCGGGCTTGCGATACGTTGCAGCAGCCGTTGGCTGACATCGGTCACCACATGGGCGCTTTGCTCAGCCGTACTTTTCAGAATCATCACGAATTCGTCGCCCCCTAAACGAGCCACTACGTCACCGCTGCGCAACGTCGACTTGAGCCGTTGGGTGACCTCGATCAGCAGTAAATCCCCCGCATGATGGCCAAGCTCATCGTTGACCCGTTTAAAGCCATCGAGATCGAAGAGCAGTACGATGACGCTCTGGTGCTGCCGACGTGCCTCGGGCAGCGTATGCTGCAGGTAGTGGTTGAGGAAGGCGCGGTTAGCCAGCCCCGTCAGCGGGTCGGTATTGGCCAAGTCTTCCAAACGGCTGATGGTGCGGCGTTGATCGATCAAGCGCTCGACCATGTCACGCATGGACGTCGATAGCCGTTTGAGCTCGGGGGAGCCGGTTTCCAGCGTCAATTCGCTGCGGCTGGTGGCCGTCTGGATGTTGTCAGCCGCGCGCGCCAAGCGCGTGAGCGGTGCGACTAAACGAGCGGCCACGATCCAGCCGATGATGGAAAACAACAGCGCTACCAGTAGCCCCGTGCCGAGAATCAGTTCGTAAAGCTGGTCGACTGGAATGAAAGCAGTACTCACGGGCTGCCTGCTCACAGCGACCCAGCCCAAGCCTGGGAAATCTCCAAACCCATGGCTACGCGCTATTCCCGTGACATAACGTTCCCCATCGGGCCAGGTTTCGATGGTCCAAGTGGGTGTGGGGCTGTTAATAGTTCCCTCCATGAACGCCAGCGATTCACCGACAAGTTCAGTGGGGCCAAGAATCACCTTGCCTTGCGAGGAGAGCAGCAGTAGTTCGGTTTGCTGGGCACGCAGTTGCGGTGAAAGCATTGAGTTTTTCACCTGTTTTGCCCACTCCCAGCTGAGATGGACGGCGAGCACACCAGTAAAGATGCCCCTCGAATCGGTGAGCGGAGCGGCGATATCGACGAACTGAATGGGCTCGCCCGTGGGGTTGGGGAGTAGCTGGGATAGCATGACGGCATCATGAACATCCCCCACCCATAACGCTTGTCGCCCTTCGATAAATACCGGCCGCTGGGCAATCGACGATCCTTCGAGAAGCCCTCCGGTAGAGGCGATCACCGTTCCACTGGCATTCGTTACGCCAATCCAAGACGGCACGTCATAGTTACGCTGCAGATGTTCGAGCTGGGCGCGCACCGAGGAGGGGTCGGTGCGATCGGCAAACTCTTTGATGCCCAACAGTAGGCGCACCTCTTTAACCCGCGCATCCATGCTGCGGCTGAGTTTATCCACCATTTGATACGCGGTATCAGCGCTGCGGTACCCGATATTTTCCTCGAGTTGTAGCGCCGCCTCGCGGGAAGCGACCCAGCTCAGCAGGAGCGTGATGGCAATCACTAACGAGGTGATCAAGCCAATGATGCGGGTGCGCAAAGAGATACGCGTCAGCAGTGAAGGGTGATTAGGCATCGATAGGCCAAGCGAGTCGTCGTCAAGAGAGTCACCCTAACGTAATTTTTGTTATGGCACGAATCGATAGGGTCAACGGAGGCTGCGTGGGACAGCGGATGTGCTCCGACACGCAGCCTGGAGGCTCGATTAAAACGCTTCCCACTCAGGCTCGGCTGCTGGCCGCTGGCGTTGAGCCGTGCTGACAGTTTGTGAGGGAGCGCGCAAACGCTGGGTAGGCGCTGAAGCGGCGGATGGGGCAAGCATAGAGTGACGGTCGGAGGCGTTGATCCGGAACGCGGCGACCAACTCTGCCAACCGTGAGGCTTCATCTTGTAGTGAGGCTGAAGCCGTGCTGGTTTCTTCCACCAAAGAAACGTTCTCCTGGGTAGCAGAATCCATTTCGGCAATCGCCGTACTGATTTGGCTGATCCCAGACTCTTGCTCTTTCGCCGCCAGCGCTAGCTCCTGCATCATATCGTTGACTCGGATGATGGCTTGGTTGATGTCGTCCATGCTCTCGCCATTTTTCAGCGCTTGATCGGCACCTTGTGCAATGCGGCCCGCGATATCCTCGATCATCGTGCGAATTTCTTTCGAGGAGTTGGAGGTTTTCGTTGCCAACGAGCGAACTTCACTCGCCACGACGGCAAAACCGCGGCCGTGTTCGCCTGCACGGGCGGCTTCCACCGAGGCGTTCAACGCTAGAATATTGGTCTGGAAGGCGATCGAGTCGATGACCTGAATGATTTCATTCACTTTTTGAGAGCTGGCTTCCAGTTCGCGCATCAGCACACTGGTTTGCTCCGACTCCTGCTTACCATGGGCTGCTTTTTTGGAAGCATCCTGGGTCAAACGCTCCGCCTGTGCGGCGGTGTCGGCATTTTGGCGGACGATGGAGGAAATCTCATCCATACTGGCAGCGGTTTGTTGCAGCGCGGCGGCCTGCTGCTCGGTACGTGAGGCGAGATCCTGGCTGCCCCCAGCGATTTGGCGGGAACTGGCAGCCACGGCGCTACTGCTTTGGGTAAGCGTGCCTACCATACTTTGCAGCTTGCCCTGCATATCATGCATGGCGCTGTAGAGCCGACCAATTTCGTTGTTACCCAGCGATTCGATATGGCGGGTCAAATCGCCCTTGGCTATATGCTCACAAAGCTCCACTGCGCGCTGCAGCGGGCGCACGATAAGGCGATTGATACCGATTTGGACGCCCAGCGATAACAGAAGCGCCAGCACAATCAATGCACCGCTGAACAGCATGGTCACTCTGTGTCCCTGTTCGGCGTGAGCAATGTTTTCGGCTGCTAGGGCTTGCGCGCGGCTGTTGAACGCACGAATGGCATCGCTAAGCCTGTCGAACTCCACATTGAAGCGTTCGCGGTGCTGCACGATCGCAGCGTAATTGGCAGCCGCTAAATCGCTGCGAAACGCCTCGTTGATCATTTGCGGGTAGTAATTATCAATGGCTGCAATGAGCGGTGCACGAACGGCCGTAGGCGGTACTTCAATGGCGGTAAACTCAGCGTAGCGTGTATCGGCTCGCTGGAGCGCTGCGCGTGCGAGTTCGAGCGCTTCTTGCGCAGAGGGATTTTCACCATCCTCGACATAAGCGGTATAGCGAGCCAAGCGTAAGCGCATTTCCATTAAATTGACTTCTGCGCGGTTGATCGACGCCACTTGCTGGGCCGCGACTTCATCGAGCTCTCGCAAGCTCTCCATCACACTCATTTTGGATACGATACCTGTCGCTGCGATGGCCAGCAGGGCGATCACCATTAGCCCTTGCACGGCTGCCAACAAGTGTTTGACAGGGAAGTTTCTCATGATGACTCTCTCGGGAGGAAAAGGAGGGGGGGAACACCTGCAAGGAGGGGAGCCTCGCCTGTACATTATCGACACAAAAAGAGAGACATTGAGAGGTGCTGAGCAGTTTTTTTTACACTTTTTTGCAAGGTCGTGGTGTTAAGAAGGGAAAGCTTGTGCATCTATTAAAAAGGGCCAGCAAGCCAGCCCTATTAAGTAATGAGCATCGTGACACAAACGATGTGAAGCAATCGGCTAAAAAGCTTCCCACTCAGGCGTAGCCGCCGTCCGCGAAGGGGGCGATCCTACCAGGGGAGAGACGTAAGCCGTGCTGGTTTCCTCGACGAGCGACACGTTCTCTTCCAGGCAGGCAGCTGCTTTCAGTCAGGGTAGAAGCGCTTGGTTAGTGTGGGGTTAGTGCTTTGTACATGACATGGGTATCCACATACCCTAATGAAGCGTGCTGATAGGCGTTTGGCACGGTACCGACGATCTCGAAGCCAAGGCGTTGCCATAAGCCCACGGCCACGTGATTGCTGGCGACGACGGCGTTGAACTGCATGGCTTTGAACCCCTGCGTCACGGCCTCTTGCTGTGAGTGTTCGCACATGGCGCTTGCCACCCCTTTGCCCCGCGCTTGCGGTGTGACCATATAACCACAGTTACATACATGCTGGCCGGGGCCTGCGGCGTTGGCCTTCAAGTAGTAGCTGCCCAGCAGTGTTCCCTGCTCATCTTTTACCGCCATGCTAAGATGTGGCGTTTGACACCACAGCGCAAACGCTTCCTCTTGGCTAATGTGGGGGTCTATCGCGTAGGTTTCCTGGGCGGCTACAATGGCTTGAAACGTAGGCCAGAAGAGCGCGAACTCTTTGGCGGTCATCGGCGAAAACTGAAGGCTGGACATAAGGTGTCTTCCATGGGTGTCGTCATGCGCAACGTTAGCACACTCTAATGCGTATCTGCGCGACGGGTACGTTGATAAGTGAACCACTGGACCGCAAGAGGGCAAGACCATGACCGTTGAGAGTGCTCTGACGTATTTTCTGGCGATTTTCGTTTTCGCCGTGACCCCCGGACCGGGTATTTTTGCCCTGCTGGCGAAGGGAATGGCATCGGGAGCGCGCTCGTGTATCCCGTTAGCCTTGGGAATGACGGTCAGCGATGTGATTTACCTGCTGCTGGCGTTTTACGGTTTGGCGGCGCTGGCGGAACACTGGGGAGACGCCTTTACGCTACTGCGCTACGCTGGCGCCATCTACCTGTTCTATTTGGGCTGGAAAATGTGGACCGCCGAGGTATCCCCGCAAACGCTCGACGCCCTCCCAGCCAGCCGTGGCGCTTGGCGTCGTGATGCTGCAAAGAGTTTTCTGCAAGGTTTTATGATCTCGGCCTCCAACCCGAAAGTCATTCTGTTCTATATCGCTTTCTTACCGACCTTTATCGATCTCACCGCGCTCGACCGCAGCGATATGGTGTTGGCGGTCGGGTTGACGCTGGTGGGGCTGATGATGGGATTGATGCTGGTCGCCTCATGTGCGTCTTCCGCACGCCGCTTCTTTCAGTCTGAGCGCGCACAAAAAGGCACCAACCGCACGGCCGGTTCGCTGATGTTCGCAGCAGGCGCTTTTCTGGTCGCTAAAGGTTAAGGCAGACAGTTTAACGAACTGCCTCGGCGACGATCTCATAACTCCGCAAGCGATCCGCGTGACTGTAAAAATCGCTATTGATCATCAGCTCGTTGGCCCCCGTGCGTTCTTGAAACGCGGCTAGCTGTGCTTTGATCGTTTCTGGGCCACCGATGATGGCTGCTCCCAAAAACTGCTCCACCTGGGCGCGTTCCATGGGTGACCAATCCAAGGCATCGACCGGTGGCAGCGATTGTGTCGGCTTCCCCCGGATCAGGTTCAAGAATTTTTGCTGGGCGGTGGTGGCCAAGTAGTGCGCCATCTCGTCGCTATCAGCCGCCATGACCGGCAAGCCGACCATGGCATAGGGTGACTCTAAATGCGCGGAGGGGCGGAAGTTGTCTCGATAGAGGCGGAGTGCCTCGAACAGATAACCCGGGGCGAACTGGGCGGCAAATGCGAAGGGCAGGCCCAGCTTCGCCGCAAGCTGGGCACTGTAGCCGCTAGAACCCAGTAGCCAAATGGGTACGTGTGTGCCCTGGCCGGGCACGGCTTTGACGGTTTGGCGGGGATCCTCGTCGTCTAAATAGCGGCGCAACTCTTCTAACCGCTCCGGAAAGTCGTCGACACCTGCATGGGCGTGACGGCGCATTGCTCGCATGGTCGCCCCATCCGACCCAGGGGCTCGGCCAAGGCCCAGGTCGATGCGCCCAGGATAGAGCGTCTCAAGCGTGCCAAACTGCTCAGCAATGACCAGCGGTGGATGATTGGGCAGCATGATGCCACCGCTACCCACGCGTATCGTGGACGTTTGCCCCGCCACGTGACCAATCAAGACCGAGGTGGCGGCGCTGGCGATACCGGCAATGTTGTGGTGCTCGGCTAGCCAGTAGCGCCGATAGCCCAGCGATTCTGCTTGCTGGGCCAGTGATACGCTGTCACGGAACGTTTCGCCTGCGCTTCCGCCTTGACGAATGGGCGCAAGATCCAGAACGGAGAGGGCGGTGCTCGCAAGTTGGCTCATAAATCACCTAATAAACGTGCATGGTCAGCGGGCTATTTTTGTTAGCACGCTTCATAATGCAGCGTTTATGTGGGCGGCCAAGTGCAATTACAACCGCCGTGGCGTTGGGGTCACTCTTTGGGGGGCGTCGGGCGTACCAAGATTTCATTGACATCCACGTGTGGCGGCTGAGCGAGCGCGTAGATCACCGCATTGGCAATATCGCGGTCTTGCAGCGCATACTCGGGCGGCTCGTCGAAAAACGGTGTGTCGACCATACCGGGTTCGATCAATGTGACCCGCATGCCGGAGCCGCGCAACTCTTCGCGCAGGTTGTAACCAATGCCCGTGACCGCCCATTTGGTGGCGCTGTACATAGAACCGGGGATGGTCGTGCGTCCCGCAGCCGAACCGGTCAGCAGCACGTGTCCTTGACGGCGTTTCAGCTCCGGCAGGCAGGCTTGCAAGGTTAGGCCAACGCCGTAAATGTTGGTCAGAATCATCTCCCGCCAAGCGTTATGGTCGGCGCTGCTAAAACCGCCGGGCGAGCCCCCGCGGCCCGCATTGGCGAATACCGCGTCGATACGGCCGAACGTTTCAATGGCGTGCTCCACCATGGCTTGCTGCTGGTGTAAGTCGGTGACATCGACGTCGCACGTGAGCACGTTCTCTGGGCCGAGCTCTTGGGCAAGGGAGGTCAACTTATCGGCAGAACGCGCGGCCAGCACCAGTTGATACCCTTCTCGGGCCGCTGCCCGGGCGGTGGCCGCGCCAATGCCGCTGGAAGCGCCGGTAATTAACAGTACGCGGTCTTGCATCGTTGGCTCTCCTTGCTGTCATACATGAACCTTCAGCATGGCCAAAACCGAGTGGGGTTGCAAACGAGCGCCGTCGCTAGGGTGTATCTTGCTGTCGTTGCAGCATGGCAGAGAGATCTAGGATCGAGCGTGCCATATCGGCCATGCTTCTGCTTTGATCCATCGACGTTTTGCGCAGAAAACGGTACGCCTCCTCCTCGCTCATCGACTGATGGGCCATGATGAGGCCTTTGGCTCGTTCGATCAGCTTCCGCTCCCGCAGCGCTTTGCGCGTGTTTTCCAGTTCGTCGCTGAGTCCTTGCAGACGACTCGACTGCGCATGCGTCAATTCCAGCAGCGAACGACTCAGCGGCGAATGGAGAGCAGTGGCGGTCAAATCGCCCAGCGGTTGAGAGGGGCTAAGCGCCAGCAACTGTTCGCAGGGGGCTGGAAGTGGTCTGTCGGGTGTGGCCGAGGCGTGATCCAGCGCCGCTTGTGCGTGGGCGATTTTATGGTGGCATAGGGCCATGAGCTGCGTGTTGAGCGTGTCTTCCACCGTTTTGATGGTATCGATTCGTAGGGTCGTCAGCTCATACCAGGTTTCCCCCAAGGTGTTGCCCGACGCCGTTCGATGTTCCGAGCGTTGGCAGGCGATGTCGCGTAGCTGGCTAATACCGGCCAGCGTTCGGGGCGAAAGCGACTGTTCCCAAGCGCTCAGTGCTTCTGGGGTGGCGAATTCGGCAAACGTATCGAAGCAGCGTTGCTGGGACTCGACGAGTTCGTTGAGCAGCGTGCGATGAGCGTCATCGAAATGGCCTAGGGTAAACCCAAAGGCACCGCAGGCACGCTCTTGTCCGGCAAGCTCCTTGCCTTGCATGAGGTGGAACGTGGCTACCAGAGCGCGGGTGATGTCTGGATCGACAGCCGTGTCTGCGGCCTCGAAGACGATCGCCAATAAACCGCTAATCAGGTGATTGAATGCCTGCGTGGCCGCGTCCGGTGAAATATGAAAGGTATCGATGGCTCGACGCAGGGCATCGAGCTCATCCAGCGCTAGCCAAACGCTGGCAATGCGGCGCAGCAAGCGTGCGGTGGCTTGAGGTCGAGCTTCCTGGCTGAACGTTTCTAAACGCAGGCGCATCGAGGCTTCGGCCGATTGACTATGTTGAACGTAGGTCGTTCGGCGGGTTTTGAAACGCTTACCTTGTGAGGCCAGGTAAATCGTCGAGGCGCCGCGTTCGCGCTGCAGCACATGAATGAACTGGCTGATATCGCTCACGATATCCACGGTCGTAGCGAGATGGTGAAGGTTATCGATGTCGCAGCGCAGGGCAGTAAAGAGAAGCTGTTGGGCAGAAGACATGGTGATTTCCTTGATACTCGCCGCCAAAAGTCAAATGCCCCCGCAGCGGCACACTGGCAGGGGCAATATTCACAGATATTAACGTAGTGAGAGAGCACCTGCGCCCGTATCGTCGCCGACGGCATCACGGTATGCGCTGGCCTCTTCGGCTTCGGTGGCCTCGCTAAAACGCACCACCAGTACGCAAGACGCTAGTACCAACACGGTCAGGCCCAGGTAGAAAAGACCCTGCTGGTAGCTCAAGCTTTCGTTACGAAATAGAAACGCCGCAGACACCGCGCCCACGTTGCCGCCGGCCCCTACGATACCGGCCACGGCCCCCAGGGCTTTTTTGTTGATGAAAGGCACCACGCCAAAGGTGGCGCCTTCGGCCATTTGCACGAAGAGGCTAAACACTAACATGATGCCAATGGCTAGGCTGAGCACGTGCATTTGGGAAAACGCTACCAGGGCAATGCCTTCGCACACCAGCGCTATGAAAAGCCAGCGAACGCGTCCTTTTAGCCCACCATGTTTGGCGAACAGATCGGAAAACACGCCGCCCAGTGTGCGAGCGAAGATGTTCATCAAGCCGAAGAGTCCGGCAATGAGCCCAGCGGTCGCCAGGGTCAGATCGAATTTGTCGAAGAAGTAGATGGCGGCAATGTTATTGATCGTTAGCTCGACGCCAAAGCAGAGCCCATACACGACGAACAGTGCCCATACGCGGATATCCTTCGCCGCCGCCAGGAAGCTTTGGGCGGCACCGTGCTCACCGGTAGCGGGTGGCAGCTCACCGCGTGCGCGCAGCTCGCTGAAGTTGCCATTGGGGGCGTCTTGTGTGAACAGCCAGTAGGCAATACCGGTAAAGAACAGCACCACACCAGGCACCACCATGGCGAGTCGCCAGCCGAGGGCTTCGTTCACGCCGAGCATCAGAACGCCGGCGAAAATCAGCGGCATGACGATTTGGGTGGTACCGCCGCCCAGGTTGCCCCAGCCAGCGCTGGTGGCATTGGCGGTGCCTACCACGTTGGGCGCAAACATCAAGGTGGTGTGGTATTGGGTAATGACGAACGATGCGCCGATGGCGCCAATCGCCAAGCGTGCCAGTAAGAAGGTCTCGAAACTGTCGGCAAGGCCAATTCCCATTACGGGAATGGAGCCCAGCATCAACAGGCCCGTATAGGTTTTGCGTGGGCCGATACGGTCGCAGAGTACACCGATCAGCAGCCGAACGATCACGGTGATCGCCACCGAGGCGATGATGGTATTGCCGATTTGGGTTTGCGTTAGCGCGAGATCCTCGCGCACCACGGCCATGAGTGGTGCGATACCGAACCAGCCAAAAAAGCAGATATGGAATGCAAACCAGGAGAGGTGAAAGGCCCGCATTTGCGGCGTCGAGAAATTGAGCAACCGGATACGGTTGGCTTTGTTGCGGATCTCCATGGGAGTGACCTCACAGCGTACGAACGAGTTTGTCGAGACGCAACGCGCAGGCGTTACGTGGTTACGGGAACATGCCTTCATCGTTGAAGGTCAGGTCCGACGCACTCGTACCCTGTTGGGCCTGGTCCACGCCTATCACCATGTAGAAAAAATAAGCAAATACTCCGCCATCACTCTTTTAAATCAGTGAAAACAGTTGGTTAAAGATTTTGCTTAGATAGGAGACTGCTTGGCAAGTGGCAAAGACGGGGGAGAGTAGAGCACTTAACGCTCGTTTAGCGCACTCTGCTTGGGCAGCGTGCGCTAAGTTGGGGCAGTGGCTGGGCGTGAGCGCGCTTATTCGTGTAGGTAGACCGCATCGATATCGAGTGTGGACACCCTGCCAAGGGCATCGAAATGCGTGGCGAGCCAATGCTCGGCCGCCTCTCGGCCTTGCTCGAATAGGTGACAAAGGAAGGGCCATTCGGAGTTGAGCTTACTGGAAACCGATAGGTTATCCAGGGCTTGGTCGCCGCTAATGCGGTGAAAGAGGGCCTGCTGATAGCAGTTCTCGATACCTTGCTCTTCGAGAGCGTGCTTGAGTAGTGCGATCATGCGTACCTCTTTGATCAGCGCAGCGTTGAAGGTGATCTCGTTGAGGCGGTTCATGATCGCCGAGGCGGAGGTGGGAAGCTCTTCGCGACGAATCGGATTGATTTGCACCAGCAGGATGTCCCGCGCGCTGCACTCCTCCATGAGAGGGAACAGCGCCGGATTGCCCATGTAGCCACCGTCCCAATACGCTTCGCCATCGATCTCCACCGCTTGAAACATGAACGGCAGGCAAGCGGAGGCCATGACGGCGTCGACACTCATCTCTTCGCGGCGAAAGACGCGCTGCTTGCCCGTGCGTACATTGGTAGCCGCGACGAAAAGCTTGAGCTGGTCGCACTGGCGTACGCGTTCGAAGTCGATATGAGCCGCCACGATATCCCGTAGCGGATTCAAATTGAGTGGGTTGAGTTGGTAAGGTGATACCAGGCGCGTCATCAAGTCCATGGCGATATAGCCCGGCGAGTGGTCGAGGCTCCAGTTGCCGGTCAGAATATCCATAGGGGAGCGGCGAATGGGGCTGGCCATGCCAGCGCGGCTAACGGCCTGCCAAAACTCCCGCAGTGCCTGACGCGCCGCTCGCTTTCCGCCTCGAGTCAAAGCATCAGCCATCACCACGCCGTTCATGGCGCCTGCGCTGGTGCCGCTGATGCCCTCGATCTCGATGCGATCATCTTCCAGAAGGCGGTCGATCACCCCCCAGGTATACGCGCCATGAGCACCTCCGCCCTGTAGCGCGAGGTCGAGCTTTTTTACCGGTGCCATCGTCATCCTTTCCGTCTTTGATGGAAGTGCCTTTAGCATGGCATAAAAGTCGCCGGACGGAAGAATGGGGAACTACCCCGCAGACTAGGGAGCGTCGGCCAACGGTGATGAACGGGTCTGGGGCAGCGGCTGGTCGTACACCGCATGCTCCATCAACCTGTCGAGCTGCTGGGCCAGCGTCACGCTGGCCTCTTCCATGAGCGCCAGCGAGGCCAGCTCGCCGGTCAGGTCCCCCTGTCGGGAATAGCGCAAGGCCTCTAGACCGCTCTCATGGAAACGGCGGTGAGCCACGGCCAGTGCACGGTAAGCATCGCTTTGCTGATAGCGGCGACTGTCACCTGCCAAGTACCAGCGACCCAGCGCGCAGTGGTGCTGATCCGTAAGAGGAACTTCTTGGGAAGCTGATAATAGTTGCTGGTAAAGACGACTTTTCCACACGGCATGTTCCACTTTGGCCGCGTGTAGACAGGCCGTCGTAGTGCTGTGGTGGATCACCTTGTACATATGGCGTG includes:
- a CDS encoding chromate transporter — translated: MIYWDIFLAFFIPNIIGYGGGPAIIPLIEAEVVGRYGWMTSQGFAETLALGNALPSPIATKMAGYVGYEVAGIGGAFVAVAATVVPSLLLMLGALGLLYRHRDSPRVKRMSQWVRPVIAMMMAWLTLGFFMESIDASGALHTLLLGVVAALALVRFNTHPAFVVIGALVYGGLFLG
- a CDS encoding chromate transporter — its product is MKQTALFWAFFRVGIFGFGGGPAMIPLVRAEVVTRHQWLTDEEFADVLAIGNTLPGPIATKMPGYIGYRVAGISGCAAAVIAVILPMIVAMIVMLGIFSRYRDVAWIRGMGQAVIPVVMVMMAQLTWDFFDKSKAALGWWVSIVMAVASGAVIYWLGVHPGWVIGAILLTALLRPSRKKHVEGTA
- a CDS encoding GntR family transcriptional regulator, whose protein sequence is MNKHVQLPTSSASSSIYDVLRRDLVGGRFKAGEKLAINALKEQYQVGLSPLREALNKLAAYGLLVQENQRGFRVPKLTREELDDIARLRTELEGMALERAIAHGDAVWEADLLAAAHRLKRADITLDKGEEWERLHTHFHRTLVAPCGSVWLLRFIEQLHDQFDRYRRLGPKMPTIRQELDEQHHELVELALKRDARAARALMDDHIHKSYEVALARYQQHA
- a CDS encoding DUF1415 domain-containing protein, which translates into the protein MTQDADQQIVEQTLVWVRRFIVGHEICPFAKRELENDTIRVEVVRSKKVEVALEELAAEMVWLDEHPETETTLLTFPTLFKSFDHYLDYVELAENLLIELGYDGVYQLATFHPDYCFDGAGPDDAANYSNRSPYPMVHVLREASVERAIAFYGDTAAIPERNIAYLTGLGSDVAEAQLQECFKTIPRK
- a CDS encoding sensor domain-containing diguanylate cyclase codes for the protein MPNHPSLLTRISLRTRIIGLITSLVIAITLLLSWVASREAALQLEENIGYRSADTAYQMVDKLSRSMDARVKEVRLLLGIKEFADRTDPSSVRAQLEHLQRNYDVPSWIGVTNASGTVIASTGGLLEGSSIAQRPVFIEGRQALWVGDVHDAVMLSQLLPNPTGEPIQFVDIAAPLTDSRGIFTGVLAVHLSWEWAKQVKNSMLSPQLRAQQTELLLLSSQGKVILGPTELVGESLAFMEGTINSPTPTWTIETWPDGERYVTGIARSHGFGDFPGLGWVAVSRQPVSTAFIPVDQLYELILGTGLLVALLFSIIGWIVAARLVAPLTRLARAADNIQTATSRSELTLETGSPELKRLSTSMRDMVERLIDQRRTISRLEDLANTDPLTGLANRAFLNHYLQHTLPEARRQHQSVIVLLFDLDGFKRVNDELGHHAGDLLLIEVTQRLKSTLRSGDVVARLGGDEFVMILKSTAEQSAHVVTDVSQRLLQRIASPVMLPGGHQAQVGCSLGAAWWPQHGHDIEHVMQLADMALYQAKSKGKHRLVIYGESS
- a CDS encoding methyl-accepting chemotaxis protein codes for the protein MRNFPVKHLLAAVQGLMVIALLAIAATGIVSKMSVMESLRELDEVAAQQVASINRAEVNLMEMRLRLARYTAYVEDGENPSAQEALELARAALQRADTRYAEFTAIEVPPTAVRAPLIAAIDNYYPQMINEAFRSDLAAANYAAIVQHRERFNVEFDRLSDAIRAFNSRAQALAAENIAHAEQGHRVTMLFSGALIVLALLLSLGVQIGINRLIVRPLQRAVELCEHIAKGDLTRHIESLGNNEIGRLYSAMHDMQGKLQSMVGTLTQSSSAVAASSRQIAGGSQDLASRTEQQAAALQQTAASMDEISSIVRQNADTAAQAERLTQDASKKAAHGKQESEQTSVLMRELEASSQKVNEIIQVIDSIAFQTNILALNASVEAARAGEHGRGFAVVASEVRSLATKTSNSSKEIRTMIEDIAGRIAQGADQALKNGESMDDINQAIIRVNDMMQELALAAKEQESGISQISTAIAEMDSATQENVSLVEETSTASASLQDEASRLAELVAAFRINASDRHSMLAPSAASAPTQRLRAPSQTVSTAQRQRPAAEPEWEAF